From a single Anomaloglossus baeobatrachus isolate aAnoBae1 chromosome 4, aAnoBae1.hap1, whole genome shotgun sequence genomic region:
- the IRF1 gene encoding interferon regulatory factor 1, with protein sequence MPVTRLRMRPWLEKQIASKTIPGLSWMNEEEGIFQIPWKHAARHGWDIEKDACLFRSWAMHTGKFKVGEKEPDAKTWKANFRCAMNSLPDIKEVRDRSVYKGSSAVRVYQMLPAQVKMDKKERKSKSLKDSKSRPKKKGESSSADEVEQAVKSCQLPDDHNGYTANLYPTQEIDIANTEILDMNECEVSSSVLELKDFIDMPLPDSTNDMYNLQVSPISSDVEDDEAATDELFKMLDPTVWQQTNIDGKGYFTNQSGNQNAFLQDYGYIYDALKSSEYEVRLTTEMKPACEFGLHVLTPAIMC encoded by the exons ATGCCTGTCACCCGTTTAAGGATGAGACCTTGGCTCGAAAAACAGATCGCATCCAAGACGATTCCCGGCCTTTCCTGGATGAACGAG GAGGAAGGGATTTTCCAGATTCCCTGGAAGCATGCTGCCCGTCACGGCTGGGATATTGAAAAGGACGCCTGCCTTTTCCGTAGCTGGGCTATGCATACCG gAAAGTTTAAAGTTGGTGAGAAGGAACCCGATGCCAAGACCTGGAAAGCAAACTTCCGCTGCGCAATGAATTCCCTGCCTGATATTAAAGAAGTGAGGGATCGAAGTGTATATAAAGGgtccagtgcggtgagagtctaccAGATGCTGCCCGCTCAAGTGAAGATGGATAAAAAAG AACGCAAGTCTAAATCCTTGAAGGACTCCAAGAGCAGACCAAAGAAAAAG GGTGAGAGCTCATCTGCAGATGAGGTGGAACAAGCTGTAAAGAGCTGTCAGCTCCCCGACGACCACAACGGCTACACAGCAAATCTATATCCGACACAGGAAATCGACATCGCAAACACAGAAATTCTAG ACATGAATGAATGTGAAGTTTCCAGCAGTGTACTTGAATTGAAAGATTTTATCGATATGCCCTTGCCTGACAGCACAAACGATATGTACAATCTACAGGTGTCGCCCATCTCCTCTGATG TTGAGGATGATGAAGCTGCCACTGATGAGCTTTTTAAG ATGTTAGACCCCACTGTTTGGCAGCAGACAAATATAGACGGTAAAGGATATTTCACCAATCAATCTGGAAATCAGAATGCTTTTCTACAAGATTATGGCTATATATATGATGCCCTCAAGTCCTCAG